A window of Bacteroidota bacterium contains these coding sequences:
- a CDS encoding DUF4974 domain-containing protein has protein sequence MHELFKKYLENKCSPEELKLLLKEFDVEDNEESLRTLITQELEVEQETSSFTTEELQDVLAGTFNAIKTKLDSEKINVVAPVVPFTKRNWFRLAAAAVFVLAVIGAYLLVNQTPVETPEANNRHITNDILPGGNKAVLTLSDRSDINLESVSNGTIITEGGTKISKLNDGQLVYNTLEEKPTQVLYNTVKTPRGGQYQLILPDGSKVWLNSASSIRFPVSFTGDTRKVEISGEAYFEVAKNPSMPFKVNIDGKKEIEVLGTHFNIHSYGDDGTLKTTLLEGSVKVTSLKTGESKLITPGQQAQLNANGQIAINKADIDKVMAWKNGYFNFDGADTRIVMQVISRWYDVDVVYEGPIPQREFGGEIEKNLKLSQLLTILEKSDLKFRLEGRKLVVLRKKMAQLP, from the coding sequence ATGCACGAACTATTTAAAAAATATCTGGAAAATAAATGCTCCCCTGAGGAATTAAAATTATTATTGAAAGAGTTTGATGTTGAAGACAACGAAGAATCGCTCAGAACTTTAATTACCCAAGAGCTCGAAGTTGAACAGGAAACAAGTTCTTTTACAACAGAAGAGCTGCAGGATGTTTTGGCAGGAACATTTAATGCAATTAAAACGAAACTTGATTCAGAAAAAATAAATGTAGTGGCACCTGTTGTGCCATTTACAAAACGAAACTGGTTCCGTTTGGCAGCTGCTGCTGTATTTGTTCTTGCTGTAATAGGAGCATACCTCTTAGTCAACCAAACTCCGGTAGAAACGCCGGAAGCAAATAATCGGCATATAACAAATGACATACTTCCCGGTGGTAACAAAGCAGTGTTGACTCTATCAGATCGCTCTGATATCAACCTGGAAAGTGTTTCAAACGGAACCATTATTACAGAAGGCGGTACAAAAATTTCGAAATTAAACGACGGACAACTTGTCTATAATACATTAGAAGAAAAACCAACACAAGTTCTTTACAATACGGTTAAGACACCAAGAGGAGGACAGTATCAATTAATACTTCCAGACGGATCTAAGGTTTGGCTGAACTCTGCCTCTTCTATCCGCTTTCCTGTTTCTTTCACCGGGGATACAAGAAAAGTAGAAATATCAGGTGAAGCATATTTTGAAGTGGCGAAGAATCCTTCCATGCCGTTTAAAGTTAATATTGACGGTAAAAAGGAAATAGAAGTTTTAGGAACGCACTTCAACATTCATTCTTATGGGGATGACGGCACATTAAAAACTACATTGCTTGAAGGCAGTGTGAAAGTAACATCACTTAAAACAGGTGAATCAAAATTGATAACTCCTGGTCAGCAGGCTCAATTAAATGCAAATGGGCAGATCGCAATAAACAAGGCAGATATTGATAAAGTGATGGCATGGAAAAATGGATATTTCAATTTTGATGGAGCAGATACAAGAATTGTTATGCAGGTTATTAGCCGCTGGTATGATGTGGATGTGGTTTACGAAGGTCCAATACCCCAAAGAGAGTTCGGAGGAGAAATAGAAAAGAACCTGAAACTGTCACAACTGTTAACGATCCTGGAGAAAAGCGATTTGAAATTCAGACTCGAAGGAAGAAAACTAGTGGTATTGCGAAAGAAAATGGCGCAATTACCATAA